A genomic segment from Chitinophagaceae bacterium encodes:
- a CDS encoding response regulator, with translation MKILVVDDETDVRFLFEQRFRKEIRNHELDFDFAYSGEDALKYLNLHAREAVLILSDINMPGMSGLELLKQIKLKYEKPPPIVMMITAYGDDENYKQAIQFGADDFLTKPIDFTLLLSKLKNVKI, from the coding sequence TACTCGTTGTTGATGATGAAACAGATGTAAGGTTCTTGTTTGAACAGCGTTTTAGAAAAGAAATCCGCAACCATGAATTGGATTTTGACTTTGCCTATTCAGGAGAAGATGCGCTCAAATACCTGAACCTGCATGCAAGGGAAGCCGTACTCATATTGTCTGACATCAATATGCCGGGTATGAGCGGCCTGGAATTATTAAAACAAATAAAATTAAAATATGAAAAGCCACCGCCCATTGTTATGATGATAACTGCTTATGGTGATGATGAAAATTACAAGCAGGCTATTCAATTTGGCGCAGATGATTTTTTAACCAAACCAATTGATTTTACCTTACTTTTAAGTAAACTTAAAAATGTGAAAATATGA
- a CDS encoding response regulator: MTKILVADDEADLEMLIRQKFRQQIRDQQYEFMFAANGNEALKKVQEHPDVEIILSDINMPEMDGLTLLSKLNEINPLIKAVMVSAYGDMENIRVAMNRGAFDFVTKPVNFTDLEITMKKTIDFVRQTKITLNAIRENNILKMYVDENVLKFMVSHEYEQSLTANETIEASVAFIDICSFTSISEKEHPDAVVKLLNRLFDLMVTEIIAQNGIVDKFIGDCVMAVFKGPFHLDRAIDACLAIRNKINALPVELNFTPKISIGINSGEMISGNIGSAALKRLDYTVIGDVVNIASRLQSVAGNNKIVITDNCFEIVKQSFECKKVGTVFLKNKAREVVIYEVLN, translated from the coding sequence ATGACCAAGATTTTGGTTGCAGATGATGAGGCCGATTTGGAAATGCTCATTAGGCAAAAATTCCGGCAACAAATTCGGGACCAGCAATATGAATTTATGTTTGCCGCCAATGGAAATGAAGCTTTAAAAAAAGTTCAGGAACATCCCGATGTAGAAATTATCCTTAGTGATATTAATATGCCTGAAATGGATGGGCTTACCTTATTAAGTAAGCTTAACGAAATTAATCCATTGATAAAAGCCGTAATGGTTTCTGCTTATGGTGATATGGAAAATATCAGGGTTGCAATGAATCGAGGCGCTTTTGACTTTGTTACCAAGCCGGTTAATTTTACCGACCTGGAGATTACCATGAAAAAAACAATTGATTTTGTAAGGCAAACTAAAATTACCCTTAACGCAATACGGGAAAATAACATACTTAAGATGTATGTTGATGAGAACGTACTCAAGTTTATGGTGAGCCATGAATATGAACAATCGCTTACCGCCAACGAAACTATTGAAGCTTCAGTTGCGTTTATTGACATTTGCAGCTTTACGTCTATAAGTGAAAAGGAACACCCTGATGCCGTTGTGAAGCTTTTAAACCGGCTTTTTGACCTTATGGTTACCGAGATTATAGCGCAAAATGGAATTGTTGATAAATTTATTGGTGATTGTGTGATGGCTGTTTTTAAAGGACCTTTTCACCTCGATAGGGCAATTGATGCCTGCCTTGCCATTAGGAATAAAATTAACGCATTGCCTGTGGAACTCAACTTTACTCCCAAGATTTCCATTGGTATCAATAGCGGCGAAATGATATCTGGCAATATTGGCTCTGCAGCATTAAAAAGGCTTGACTATACTGTAATTGGAGACGTAGTAAATATTGCCAGCCGTTTACAGTCTGTTGCCGGTAATAATAAAATTGTAATTACCGACAATTGTTTTGAAATAGTAAAACAGTCATTTGAATGTAAAAAAGTAGGCACGGTTTTTTTAAAAAATAAAGCAAGGGAAGTGGTCATTTATGAAGTACTTAATTAA